The Plectropomus leopardus isolate mb chromosome 2, YSFRI_Pleo_2.0, whole genome shotgun sequence genome has a window encoding:
- the LOC121950173 gene encoding uncharacterized protein LOC121950173, protein IDLGPLAQYAKPIVNDLGIIVDADLKFDSQIKAVVKSSFFQLRQLAKIKPFVHRQHFETVIHAFVTNRLDYCNALYLGVSGSSIARLQLVQNAAACLLTGTRKFDHISPILASLHWLPIHFRIHFKILLFVFKSLNGLAPPYLSELLHPYTPSRSLRSADQLLLRVPKTRLKLRGDRAFSVAAPKLWNELPLHIRQASSLSDFKTLLKTHLFSLAFNIT, encoded by the coding sequence ATTGATCTAGGTCCCTTGGCACAATACGCCAAACCCATCGTTAATGATCTGGGGATTATAGTGGACGCAGATCTTAAATTTGACAGCCAGATCAAAGCTGTGGTGAAATCAAGTTTCTTCCAGTTAAGGCAGCTggctaaaataaaaccatttgttCACAGACAGCACTTTGAAACAGTGATCCACGCCTTTGTAACTAATAGACTGGATTACTGCAATGCTCTGTATTTGGGGGTTAGTGGGTCCTCCATTGCTCGTCTCCAGTTGGTGCAGAATGCCGCTGCATGTCTTTTAACAGGCACAAGAAAGTTTGATCACATTTCACCGATTTTAGCTTCACTTCACTGGCTGCCCATCCACTTTAGAATTcattttaagattcttttatttgtttttaaatctttaaatggtCTTGCCCCACCATACCTCTCAGAGCTTCTGCACCCCTATACACCCAGCCGGTCTCTCAGGTCAGCTGACCAGCTGCTCCTGAGGGTGCCCAAGACAAGGCTGAAGCTCAGAGGGGATCGAGCGTTTTCTGTTGCGGCTCCAAAACTTTGGAATGAGCTGCCGCTGCACATTAGACAGGCCTCCTCACTGTCTGATTTTAAAACCCTTCTTAAAAcccatctgttttctttagcttttaacATCACGTAG